From a single Amyelois transitella isolate CPQ chromosome 18, ilAmyTran1.1, whole genome shotgun sequence genomic region:
- the LOC106129897 gene encoding ras-related protein Rab-1A, which yields MNPEYDYLFKLLLIGDSGVGKSCLLLRFADDTYTESYISTIGVDFKIRTVELDGKTIKLQIWDTAGQERFRTITSSYYRGAHGIIIVYDCTDQDSFSNVKQWLEEIDRYACDNVNKLLVGNKCDLTTKKVVDYATANQYAEQLGIPFLETSAKNSTNVEQAFMTMAAEIKARVGPPSAGSAVGAGAAVRIDPGRPIDTNKSSCC from the exons ATGAATCCCGAATA CGACTACTTATTCAAGCTACTCCTGATCGGAGACTCCGGGGTCGGCAAGTCCTGCCTGCTCCTCAGATTCGCGGACGACACTTACACAGAAAGCTACATCAGCACCATCGGAGTGGACTTCAAAATAAGGACAGTTGAACTAGACGGCAAGACAATAAAGTTACAAATATGGGACACGGCGGGCCAGGAGCGGTTCAGAACAATCACATCGTCGTACTACAGAGGTGCACATGGTATCATCATTGTCTATGATTGTACGGATCAG GATTCGTTCAGCAACGTGAAGCAATGGCTGGAGGAGATCGACCGCTACGCCTGCGACAACGTGAACAAGCTGCTGGTGGGCAACAAGTGCGACCTCACCACTAAGAAGGTGGTCGACTACGCTACGGCCAAT CAATACGCCGAGCAACTAGGCATACCATTCCTCGAGACGTCAGCCAAGAACTCCACCAACGTGGAACAGGCGTTCATGACGATGGCGGCGGAGATCAAGGCGCGCGTGGGGCCGCCCAGCGCGGGCTCCGCCGTGGGCGCCGGCGCCGCGGTCAGGATCGACCCAGGCCGCCCCATCGACACCAACAAGTCGAGCTGCTGCTGA